From the genome of Haloarcula limicola, one region includes:
- the nadA gene encoding quinolinate synthase NadA, with amino-acid sequence METAEFETDLSLFKYDNLEQLPPAYRELEEDERTERIEAALETLSDDVVILGHNYQRREIVDHADFVGDSYQLSVEAAESDADYVIFGGVTFMAESADIITDDDQSVILPSMEASCPMAGMAEALQVDAAWAELTAETDETIVPITYMNSYADLKAFCAEQGGLVCTSSNAHEAFEYAFERGDKVLFLPDKHLGENTAHRLGIEDETVEWDPWNPEGTDAAAAVENDVILWEGYCQVHERFGADHVEAIREEDSDANVIVHPECRREVVEAADVVGSTATICETVENADPGETWAIGTEIHLTQHLQRWHPEVDVIPLCGDACMDCNAMRQIDPNYLTWVLEELVAGRERNVVEVAPQEKELAQVALDRMLEI; translated from the coding sequence ATGGAAACAGCTGAGTTCGAAACCGACCTCAGTCTCTTCAAATACGACAACCTCGAACAGCTGCCCCCGGCCTACCGGGAGCTAGAGGAGGACGAACGAACCGAGCGCATCGAGGCGGCGCTCGAAACACTGAGTGACGACGTGGTCATCCTGGGCCACAACTACCAGCGACGGGAGATCGTCGACCACGCCGACTTCGTCGGCGACTCCTACCAGCTCTCCGTGGAGGCCGCCGAGAGCGACGCCGACTACGTTATCTTCGGCGGCGTGACGTTCATGGCCGAGTCCGCCGACATCATCACGGACGACGACCAGAGCGTAATCTTGCCGTCGATGGAGGCCTCCTGTCCGATGGCTGGGATGGCCGAAGCGCTGCAGGTCGACGCCGCGTGGGCGGAGCTCACCGCCGAGACGGACGAGACCATCGTCCCGATCACGTACATGAACAGCTACGCCGACCTGAAGGCCTTCTGCGCCGAACAGGGCGGGCTGGTCTGTACGTCCTCGAACGCGCACGAGGCCTTCGAGTACGCCTTCGAGCGGGGCGATAAGGTGCTGTTCCTGCCGGATAAACACCTCGGCGAGAACACCGCCCACCGACTCGGCATCGAAGACGAGACCGTCGAGTGGGACCCGTGGAACCCCGAGGGGACCGACGCCGCGGCGGCCGTCGAGAACGACGTCATCCTCTGGGAGGGGTACTGTCAGGTCCACGAGCGCTTCGGCGCGGACCACGTCGAGGCGATCCGTGAGGAGGACTCCGACGCGAACGTCATCGTCCACCCCGAGTGCCGCCGCGAAGTCGTCGAGGCCGCCGACGTGGTGGGGTCGACGGCGACCATCTGCGAGACGGTCGAGAACGCTGACCCCGGCGAGACGTGGGCCATCGGCACGGAGATTCACCTCACCCAGCACCTGCAGCGCTGGCACCCCGAGGTCGACGTGATTCCGCTCTGTGGCGACGCCTGCATGGACTGCAACGCGATGCGCCAGATCGACCCGAACTACCTCACGTGGGTGCTCGAAGAGCTGGTCGCGGGCCGCGAGCGCAACGTCGTCGAGGTCGCGCCCCAGGAGAAGGAACTGGCGCAGGTCGCGCTCGACCGAATGCTGGAGATCTAG